One Campylobacter concisus DNA segment encodes these proteins:
- a CDS encoding type I restriction-modification system subunit M, with translation MSEEAQRRALQNQIWSIANEVRGAVDGWDFKQYVLGTLFYRFISENFTDYIEAGDDSIDYASMGDDEIDDEQKRVIIEEKGYFIYPSQLFKNVVKNASSNANLNTDLDQIFKSIEGSAAGFESEQDIKGLFADFDTTSNRLGNSVADKNRRLAAVLNGVAGLDFGDFKDNHIDLFGDAYEFLISNYAANAGKSGGEFFTPQNVSKLISELAMHGQESVNKIYDPACGSGSLLLQAKKRFDKHEVEQGFFGQEINHTTFNLARMNMFLHNINYSKFHIELGDTLLDPKLQDDKPFDAIVSNPPYSINWIGSDDPTLINDARFAPAGVLAPKSKADFAFIMHALSYLSAKGRAAIVSFPGIFYRGGAEKKIREYLVKENFVETIIALAPNLFYGTSIAVNILVLSKHKSENKTQFIDASEFFEKRTNNNVLTNEHIKKIVEIFASKEEIAHVATSVDNDTIAKNDYNLAVSSYVEPKDTREKIDINELNLQIKETVAKISNLRSQIDDIIAQIELDGER, from the coding sequence ATGAGCGAAGAGGCACAACGCAGAGCCTTACAAAATCAAATTTGGAGCATCGCAAATGAAGTAAGGGGTGCTGTTGATGGATGGGACTTTAAGCAGTATGTCCTCGGAACTTTGTTTTATAGATTTATCAGTGAAAATTTTACCGACTACATAGAGGCCGGGGATGATAGCATCGACTACGCTAGCATGGGTGACGATGAGATAGATGACGAGCAAAAAAGGGTCATTATAGAAGAAAAGGGCTACTTCATCTATCCTAGCCAGCTTTTTAAAAATGTCGTAAAAAATGCCTCAAGTAATGCAAATTTAAATACCGATCTGGATCAAATTTTTAAAAGTATCGAGGGTTCAGCCGCAGGGTTTGAGTCAGAGCAAGACATCAAAGGACTTTTTGCTGACTTTGATACGACAAGCAACAGGCTTGGCAATAGCGTCGCAGATAAAAACAGAAGGCTTGCTGCTGTTTTAAACGGAGTTGCTGGGCTTGATTTTGGTGACTTTAAAGATAACCACATCGATCTTTTTGGCGATGCTTATGAGTTTCTCATCTCAAACTACGCTGCAAATGCCGGCAAGTCAGGCGGCGAGTTTTTCACTCCGCAAAATGTCTCAAAGCTCATCTCTGAGCTAGCCATGCACGGACAAGAAAGTGTAAATAAAATTTACGATCCAGCTTGTGGCTCTGGTTCGCTACTTTTGCAAGCTAAAAAGAGATTTGACAAGCATGAGGTAGAGCAGGGCTTTTTCGGACAAGAGATCAATCACACGACATTTAACCTTGCTCGCATGAATATGTTTTTACACAACATAAACTACTCTAAATTTCACATCGAGCTTGGCGATACGCTTTTAGACCCAAAGCTTCAGGACGACAAGCCGTTTGACGCCATCGTCTCAAATCCTCCTTACTCTATAAACTGGATCGGCAGCGATGACCCCACACTTATAAATGATGCTAGGTTTGCTCCAGCTGGCGTGCTAGCGCCTAAAAGCAAGGCAGACTTTGCCTTTATCATGCATGCTCTTAGCTACCTCTCTGCAAAGGGGCGAGCCGCTATCGTTAGCTTTCCTGGCATTTTTTATAGAGGCGGCGCAGAAAAGAAGATACGTGAGTATCTAGTAAAAGAAAATTTCGTAGAAACCATCATCGCCCTAGCGCCAAATCTCTTCTACGGCACATCGATCGCTGTAAATATCCTTGTGCTCTCAAAGCACAAAAGTGAAAACAAAACGCAGTTTATAGACGCTAGTGAGTTTTTTGAAAAAAGAACAAACAATAACGTTTTAACAAATGAGCACATTAAAAAGATAGTAGAAATTTTTGCCAGTAAAGAAGAGATCGCTCACGTAGCTACATCGGTGGATAATGACACTATCGCCAAAAATGACTACAACCTAGCAGTTAGCTCCTACGTCGAGCCAAAAGATACACGTGAGAAGATAGATATAAATGAGCTAAATTTACAGATAAAAGAGACCGTGGCTAAGATATCAAATTTACGCTCGCAGATAGATGATATCATCGCGCAGATAGAGCTGGACGGCGAGAGATGA
- a CDS encoding restriction endonuclease subunit S, whose product MSKIFDLINELCPDGVEFKELGEIADIVRGQRVTKAELQNDGKYPVVSGGIKPLGFLNKFNREANTITVAQYGTAGYINFIEEKFWANDVCYCIFPKKEISNKFLLYCLMKNQEFIYSLRTNAIPAHLPQKLLSEIKLPVPPMEVQREIVRILDSFTLLTAELTAELTAELTARKKQYEFYRDFLLSFDELDKNGGCELKTLGEICELIRGNGLQKKDFVERGVPAIHYGQIYTYYGTFASKTKSFVSVDTARRLKKATKGDVLISGVSENIQDILKPLGWLGEEVAISGDMFALRPNKVVNTKFLTYMLQTNSFYKFKEKHAQGAKVTRVKSDRFLKFKIPAPSLQTQQKVVEILDKFDTLVNSITEGLPREIELRRKQYEYYRELLLNFKPKMRA is encoded by the coding sequence ATGAGTAAAATTTTTGATCTGATAAATGAACTTTGCCCTGATGGGGTTGAATTTAAAGAGCTTGGAGAGATTGCGGATATTGTTAGAGGTCAAAGGGTTACAAAAGCGGAACTGCAAAATGATGGCAAATATCCTGTTGTAAGTGGAGGTATAAAGCCGCTTGGATTTTTGAATAAATTTAATCGTGAAGCTAATACAATAACTGTTGCGCAATATGGAACTGCTGGATATATCAATTTTATTGAGGAAAAATTTTGGGCTAATGATGTTTGTTATTGTATTTTTCCGAAAAAAGAAATATCTAATAAATTTTTATTGTATTGCTTGATGAAAAATCAAGAATTCATATATTCATTAAGGACAAATGCAATTCCAGCTCATTTGCCACAAAAATTATTGAGTGAGATTAAACTCCCTGTACCTCCGATGGAAGTGCAGCGTGAAATAGTCCGTATCTTGGACTCTTTCACGCTTCTTACAGCAGAGCTTACAGCAGAGCTTACAGCAGAGCTTACAGCTAGGAAAAAGCAGTATGAATTTTATCGCGACTTTCTTTTAAGCTTTGACGAGCTTGATAAAAATGGAGGGTGTGAGCTAAAAACGCTTGGAGAAATTTGCGAGCTGATACGTGGCAATGGGTTGCAAAAGAAGGACTTTGTGGAGCGTGGAGTTCCTGCGATACATTACGGTCAAATTTATACGTATTATGGAACGTTTGCTAGCAAGACTAAATCTTTTGTTTCGGTTGATACGGCAAGAAGGTTAAAAAAAGCGACAAAGGGTGACGTTCTTATTTCTGGAGTTAGTGAAAATATACAAGATATTCTTAAGCCTCTTGGTTGGTTAGGTGAAGAAGTTGCCATATCTGGCGATATGTTTGCTTTGCGTCCAAATAAGGTCGTCAATACGAAATTTTTAACATATATGTTGCAAACTAATAGCTTTTATAAATTTAAAGAAAAGCACGCTCAAGGGGCAAAAGTAACTCGTGTTAAGTCAGATAGATTTTTAAAATTTAAAATCCCCGCCCCATCACTTCAAACACAGCAAAAGGTCGTTGAGATATTAGATAAATTTGATACGCTTGTAAATTCTATAACTGAGGGTTTGCCACGAGAGATAGAGCTAAGGCGCAAGCAGTATGAGTATTACAGAGAGCTACTTTTAAATTTCAAACCAAAAATGAGAGCATAA
- a CDS encoding type I restriction endonuclease subunit R, translated as MIESKTILESENFIVLDKYERLPQSSSYQSEADMERELIDDLAKQGYEYKKDINSQTELLRNLKEQLERLNNVKFSPSEWKRLVEEYIDKPNDGIIEKTRKIQDDHIYDFTFEDGHIQNICLIDKKDIAKNSLQVINQFEQTGSSHNRYDVTILVNGLPLVQIELKKRGVAIREAFNQIHRYSKESFNSSNSLFKYLQIFIISNGTDTRYFANTTKRDKTSFDFTINWANSKNEAIKDIKDFTATFLAKNTLLSILSKYCIFDTNNTLLIMRPYQIAATERILWKINSSHNAKCYSKPEGGGFIWHTTGSGKTLTSFKAARLATQLEFIDKVFFVVDRKDLDYQTMKEYQKFSKDSVNGSASSAELKRNTQKDDGKIIVTTIQKLNNLMKSEDDLSIYQKEVVFIFDECHRSQFGEAQKNLKKKFKKFYQFGFTGTPIFPQNAIGAETTQSVFGSSLHEYVIVDAIRDEKVLKFKVDYNNVVPKFKSIETEKDELKLSAAENKSAFLHPERIKEISEYVLEKFHQKTHRLNASGKGFNAMFAVSSVDAAKLYYEAFKNLQSNKERALKIATIFSFSQNEEQDMVGEIADEGFEPESMDVSSKEFLNSAIKDYNAYFKTNFSVDGGSFQDYYRDLSERTKKQEIDLLLVVGMFLTGFDAPCLNTLFVDKNLRYHGLIQAYSRTNRIYGATKTFGNIVTFRDLEKATEDAITLFGKGSTKSVILEKSYKEYMDGFTDAVSGEARRGFVDIVSELEAKFPDPTKIETQKDKKEFVKLFGEYLRVENALQNYDEFVALRALQEVNLDDEKAVCEFRDKFGLSDEQIKEMQSIKVPNARALQDYRGTYNDIREWLRKEKAGEEKEKERINWDDVVFEVDLLKSQEINLDYILGLIFEHNKKIKDKAALTDEVRRIIRSSLENRSKEGLIVDFINQSDLDKFKDRASVIEEFFKFAKGVMKKEADELITSLNLDEAGARRFISSSLKSGFVSQSGTQIGEILPKISPLNKNYPIIRQKVIDEISHFVDKFKEVGSSV; from the coding sequence ATGATAGAGAGTAAAACCATACTTGAGTCAGAAAATTTCATCGTTTTAGATAAATATGAGAGATTGCCTCAGTCTTCAAGCTACCAAAGCGAAGCGGATATGGAGCGTGAGCTTATAGATGATCTTGCAAAACAAGGCTATGAGTATAAAAAAGATATAAACTCTCAAACGGAACTTTTACGAAATTTAAAAGAGCAGCTAGAGAGGCTAAATAACGTTAAATTTAGCCCCTCAGAGTGGAAAAGGCTAGTTGAAGAGTATATCGACAAGCCAAACGATGGCATAATAGAAAAGACCCGCAAGATACAAGATGATCATATATATGATTTTACTTTTGAAGATGGGCATATACAAAATATCTGCCTTATCGATAAAAAAGATATCGCTAAAAACAGCTTGCAGGTGATAAATCAGTTTGAGCAAACTGGCTCATCGCACAACAGATATGATGTCACTATACTTGTTAATGGCTTGCCGCTTGTGCAAATAGAGCTTAAAAAGCGAGGCGTGGCGATAAGAGAAGCCTTTAATCAAATTCACCGCTACTCCAAAGAGAGCTTTAACTCATCAAATTCGCTCTTTAAATACTTGCAAATTTTTATCATCTCAAATGGCACAGATACAAGATACTTTGCAAATACAACCAAACGAGATAAAACCAGCTTTGACTTTACTATAAACTGGGCAAATTCAAAAAACGAAGCCATAAAAGATATAAAGGACTTTACAGCTACATTTTTGGCGAAAAATACACTTCTTAGCATACTGAGCAAATACTGCATCTTTGACACAAATAATACCTTGCTTATAATGCGTCCTTATCAGATAGCGGCGACTGAGCGCATACTTTGGAAGATAAATAGCTCGCATAATGCTAAATGCTACTCAAAGCCAGAAGGTGGCGGCTTTATATGGCATACGACAGGATCTGGCAAGACGCTAACTAGCTTTAAGGCAGCTAGGCTTGCTACACAGCTTGAATTTATAGATAAAGTCTTTTTTGTGGTGGATAGAAAAGACCTTGACTATCAGACTATGAAGGAGTATCAAAAATTTTCAAAAGATAGCGTAAATGGCTCAGCTAGCTCAGCAGAGCTAAAGCGAAATACTCAAAAAGATGACGGAAAGATCATCGTAACAACCATACAAAAGCTAAACAATCTGATGAAGAGCGAAGATGATCTAAGCATATATCAAAAAGAGGTTGTTTTTATATTTGACGAGTGCCACAGGTCTCAGTTTGGCGAAGCGCAGAAAAATTTAAAGAAGAAATTTAAGAAATTTTATCAGTTTGGCTTTACCGGAACGCCGATATTTCCTCAAAATGCCATCGGAGCAGAGACTACGCAAAGTGTCTTTGGAAGCTCGCTTCATGAATATGTAATAGTCGATGCCATAAGAGATGAGAAGGTGCTTAAATTTAAGGTTGATTATAACAATGTCGTGCCTAAATTTAAGAGTATAGAGACAGAAAAAGACGAGCTAAAGCTAAGTGCAGCTGAGAATAAAAGTGCATTTTTGCACCCTGAGCGTATCAAAGAAATTTCAGAGTATGTGCTAGAGAAATTTCATCAAAAAACTCACCGTTTAAACGCAAGTGGCAAGGGCTTTAACGCTATGTTTGCAGTAAGCTCGGTAGATGCAGCGAAGCTTTATTATGAAGCGTTTAAAAATTTACAAAGCAACAAAGAGCGAGCTTTAAAGATAGCGACAATATTTTCTTTTTCACAAAACGAAGAGCAAGATATGGTTGGCGAGATAGCTGATGAGGGCTTTGAGCCAGAGTCGATGGACGTTAGCTCAAAAGAGTTTTTAAACAGCGCGATAAAAGACTACAATGCCTACTTTAAGACAAACTTTAGCGTTGATGGTGGGTCGTTTCAAGACTACTACCGAGATCTAAGCGAGCGCACAAAGAAGCAAGAGATCGATCTGCTCCTAGTTGTGGGTATGTTCTTAACTGGATTTGACGCGCCTTGTCTAAACACGCTTTTTGTGGATAAAAATTTACGCTATCACGGGCTCATACAAGCATACTCTAGGACAAATAGAATTTATGGTGCTACAAAAACTTTTGGCAATATCGTAACATTTAGAGACCTAGAAAAAGCGACAGAAGATGCTATAACTCTTTTTGGTAAAGGCAGCACCAAAAGCGTCATACTCGAAAAAAGCTATAAAGAGTATATGGATGGCTTTACAGATGCGGTATCTGGAGAGGCAAGAAGGGGCTTTGTAGATATAGTAAGCGAGCTAGAGGCAAAATTCCCTGATCCTACTAAGATAGAGACGCAAAAGGATAAGAAAGAATTTGTAAAGCTTTTTGGAGAGTATCTAAGGGTGGAAAATGCTTTGCAAAACTACGATGAATTTGTTGCTCTAAGGGCTTTGCAAGAGGTAAATTTAGACGATGAAAAAGCAGTTTGTGAGTTTAGGGATAAATTTGGCTTAAGTGATGAACAAATCAAAGAGATGCAAAGCATAAAAGTGCCAAATGCAAGGGCTTTGCAAGACTACCGCGGAACGTATAATGATATAAGAGAGTGGCTAAGAAAAGAAAAGGCTGGCGAAGAGAAGGAAAAAGAGAGGATAAACTGGGATGATGTGGTATTTGAGGTTGATCTACTAAAGTCTCAGGAGATAAATTTAGACTATATTTTGGGTTTGATATTTGAGCATAATAAAAAGATAAAAGATAAAGCAGCCCTTACTGATGAGGTGCGTCGCATCATCCGCTCGAGCTTGGAAAACCGCTCAAAAGAGGGGTTGATAGTTGATTTTATAAACCAAAGCGACTTGGATAAATTTAAAGACCGAGCTAGCGTGATAGAAGAGTTTTTTAAATTTGCAAAAGGTGTGATGAAAAAAGAGGCGGACGAGCTTATCACTTCTTTAAATTTAGATGAGGCTGGAGCAAGAAGGTTTATAAGTTCGTCTTTAAAGAGTGGCTTTGTAAGTCAGAGCGGAACGCAAATAGGCGAGATACTGCCTAAGATCAGCCCTTTAAATAAAAACTATCCAATAATCAGACAAAAAGTTATCGACGAGATATCGCATTTTGTTGATAAATTTAAAGAGGTTGGCTCATCGGTTTAA
- a CDS encoding methylated-DNA--[protein]-cysteine S-methyltransferase, producing the protein MSKAYLKSPIGILEIVASENGICEINFVDKFEKVAVKDENLKLCLDELEAYFKGELKKFSVRLDIKTTKFRAKIYDVLQKVPYGETTTYAALALAAGHKNAYRAAGSANAKNPLPIIIPCHRVLSHSGLGGYSGGEGLPTKIWLLEHEAKHK; encoded by the coding sequence GTGTCAAAAGCCTACCTAAAATCACCCATTGGAATTTTAGAGATCGTTGCTAGTGAAAATGGAATTTGCGAGATAAATTTTGTAGATAAATTTGAAAAAGTTGCGGTAAAAGATGAAAATTTAAAGCTTTGTTTAGATGAACTTGAGGCTTATTTTAAGGGCGAACTTAAAAAATTTAGCGTTAGACTTGATATAAAAACAACCAAATTTAGAGCCAAAATTTATGACGTTTTACAAAAAGTGCCATACGGCGAAACGACCACCTACGCAGCTCTAGCACTTGCTGCAGGTCACAAGAACGCTTACCGAGCAGCAGGCTCTGCAAATGCCAAAAACCCACTGCCTATCATCATCCCTTGCCACAGAGTGCTCTCTCACAGCGGGCTTGGTGGCTACTCAGGCGGCGAAGGCTTGCCAACTAAAATTTGGCTACTAGAGCACGAAGCAAAGCATAAATAA